A segment of the Eubalaena glacialis isolate mEubGla1 chromosome 14, mEubGla1.1.hap2.+ XY, whole genome shotgun sequence genome:
CGGTCTTACCCAAAAAACAACCCATCTGCTTGATCCTCTGAACTCTTTGAGCCAACActgtgtcagtacccctttcagAAGTGAGCACCTCAggagacctatatagacatttctccaaaggagacatatagatggccaataggcacatgaaaagatgctcatcatcacttattattagagaaatgcaaatcaaaactacaatgaggtaccaccttacactggtcagaatggccatcattaaaaagtctacaaataacaaatgctggagagagtgtggagaaaagagaaccatcctacactgttggtgggaatgtaaattggtacagccactatggagaacagtatgaagtttcctcaaaaaactaaaagtagagctaccatatgatccagcaattccacttctgggcgtatacccagacaaaactataatttgaaaagatacatgcagcccaatgttcattgcagcactatttataatagccaagacatggaagcaacttaaatgtccatcaacagatgaatggataaagaaggtgtggtgtgtatgtgtgtgtgtgtgtatatatatacatatacatatatatatatatatatatatatatatatgtatatatataatggaatattactcagccataaaaaagaatgaaataatgccacttgcagctacatggatggacctagagattatcatactaagtgaagtaagtcagaaagagaaagacaaataacatataatatcacttatatgtggaatctaaaatatgacacaaatggacctatctacgaaacagaaacagactcacagacagagaaaacagacttgtggttgtggggcggggagggatggattgggagtttggagttagcagatgcaaactattatatatagaatggataaactacAAGGTTCtattgtatggcacagggaactatcaatacattcaatatcctgtgataaaccataacggaaaagaatatgaaaaagaatatatatatatagatattatatatattatataatatctatatagatatataatatatagatatataatatatataactgaatcactttgctgtacaccagaaactaacacaacgttataaaccaactatacttcaattttaaaaaaaggaagtgagCAGCCTCCACCTTGAACTATACCTTCTGGATACATGGTTTATCTGCCTTTTTAAACCAAGATCCTTGAGGGATCCATTTCTGACCCGTCTCTCCATCCTCCACAGCCCTGGGAGGACAGCTTGCACAAACTAGGACTGATGAGGGTCTGCTGAgttttcatgaatgaatgaattcttacTCTAGATCTTGTGAAATTACCTACCCAAAGTGTTCACAATTTTGAGGTGATTATAAGAAGAATTTAATGATTTCTATCTCTAGAGTTCAGAGTATTAGTTGGGTTTTCATTTCTAGCGGTGCTTTATCCGACTGCCCCAATTATTGCGATTGCTTTATTGTTATGAACAATGATGGTGATGGTACTGATTCTTGTCAGCATAGGGAAGCTACAGTGAGACACCTGCCTCTATtaaccactcttcatcacagaaGCTAGAAGGACAGGCCTGTGGCAGATCTAATAAAGATGACCCTTGCACCGTGGCTTACAAAAGCAGCTAACTTATTCAAATGTGTCTGCCTGAGCAGTCATGCCTTCCCTCCTCAGGAGGGTACAAGATGGCAAGGGAAGAAGCTGTGTGTACGAAACCAGTGTCTTCTTCAGCTGCCAGGGGAGCAGAAAGGCTGAGAACAGTCAGATAGCGATGATTTCTGTCCCATCACCCAAGAAAGACTATGTCAGGAGGAAGGAACATCAGACAGGCACAAAGGTATCAAGGAGAGTGTCACAGGGGCAGTAGTTGGATTGAAGGTGGGCCAGCTGGGCACACACCTGGAGCACCCATCATCAAGCAGCATTACAGTATCACTATTGTCATGTATGTAGAGACACAGTGCCAGTTTTAACCAGGTGTTCATAGAAACAGCACCAGTTAACTAAGATTTCCGTACATGACTCCTCACATTATGGTGAAACGTAAACGGATTCTGCTCCCCTGGAGCAGACAGAAGACTTAGGACAGCTCCTTGACTGTGCTGacttacaatttttaaatatttttgtaaaatgccCCTCCAGCTCTCATGGTAGAAGCATGAGAGTCCCCTGAAGTCTGACACCACATTCAGCTGAAATTTCTAAATTAAAGACAGGATAGAGTGCTCTGTACTGAGATAAGCTATTTAGCTTATTATATAACTTCTAGAACTTTTCATATGCCTTTTGAGAAGCTGCCCAGTTCAGAAAATCTTAggagtgttttctttattttggacATGAGGAGAATTTATTTCTCCTCACTCCTCCTTTATATAAAAGTTAAATGAATACTTAAATAACATCAGCTTGGAGGGAGGCAGAATCATTAGTCCGTCGAGGATGCTCATAAAGTACAATTCAGGAGAGAGACCATCCCTATTATAAAAAGGATACTTCAGGCTTCATACTGTTTTGAAACATTGAATTCATCCAAGTTCCCCTGCTCTGATTCCATCTCCCTAAGAATTCTTCCGATTGTGATTCAGCTCCTCAAACCCATGTGAGGCCAAAAGAGAGCACGTTCTGGCAAACACGCCACAGGTTGCCTCTGATTTTCACTACCACTCTTTAGAGTGGaaatgattatccccattttacagaaaaggaaactgaggcccagagagtttaaGTGAGTTGCCCAGgaacacacagctaataagtggcagaactgaaCACTGGACCTGCATTCATCTGATTCCAGAGTCCAGGATACTACAAGGCCTCCAATTGTTTCTATAGCtcgtttactcatttattttctaaactaACACTATTTGTGAGACTTATCTGTAAATGAAAACAAGAATCCAGTAAGGGAAGAccaggattttttaaatgattacaaatattttaagaaattccaATTTAGGATGGTATCTGGCTAGTGATCCATAACTCACCCTCCCCCAACTTTTCACTAAAAACCAATGTCAACTCACATACAAAATCAGATCATAACTCATAAGAACTCCAAAAATGAAGGCTGACAATTAGACTAGAGCTAAAACAATGGATGAATATTTACTTGTCACAAGATCTGTGAGATTGAAGGAGAGGCACAAATAGTGACTGATATGGGCACTTGTCTTTGTCACCTGCAGGACAGAAAGCTCATTAGCTGGAAGGTGAGGCCTTATTCTTCCCCAACTATATGCCTCCCCTCAGGGTCTATACCCTCCAGAAAATTTAGCAAACTTCCCACTATGATGTGGAAGGTGCTCCTCCAGTGGCCAGAGCCATTTCACACACATATCACCCCTGTGAGCATCTCTCATGCTACATCTGTACCAGGTCTGCAGTGTCAGTCATGCAACACGGCCAGGACAGACATGGATTCCCATGCTATGTTGCAGCCAGAGATTTGAAGACACAAATATAAAGTGGTTATGACAGGATAGGTGTGGGAATGTCCAACAAAATCCACCGCTAGACTACTCATAAAAAGTTATGTGGGGTCTCTTGAGGAGCCCAGGAAGGAGGCTCAGCTAGGGCCGCCGGGCCACGGGCTGCAGCGACCGGGCTGCCGCAGTCGTTAGCGGGTCGTGAACCGCCGGAGGGGAGGAGGCGCCGcaggcggtggcggcggcggagATAGCGGGGCCGGCGGGGGCATTGGGgacagcggggggggggggggtcggggGACCGGCCAGCTCAACTGCTTCGTGCAACTCTCCGGGTGGCCGCACCTGCCAGGCCACAGACCTCCACCAGCACGAGGCGGACATCGTTGTGTGGCAGCTAATACCAATCTATGTGTTTGGAGGTTACAACCCAGGTTATGATGAATCAGGAGGGCCAGATAATGAAGACTATCCTCTCTTCAGGGAACTTTGGAGGTATCATTTTGCTACAGGAGTATGGCACCAGATGGGCACAGATGGCTACATGCCCCGAGCATTGGCATCTATGTCACTTGTGctgcatggaaacaacctgttaATGTTTGGAGGAACAGGTATCCCACTTGGTGAGAGCAACGGCAATGACGTCCATGTCTGTAACGTGAAGTATAAGAGATGGGCTTTACCCAGCTGTCTGGGGAAGAAACCCAGTCATACATATGGACAGGCCATGGCTATCATCAATGGCTTCCTTTATGTCTTTGGAGGGACAACTGGCTATATTTACAGCACAGACCTGCACAAATTAGATCTCAGTACCAGAGAGTGGACACAACTGAAACCAAACAACCTATCCTGTGATCTACCAGAAGAGAGATACAGACATGAAATTGCACATGATGGGCAGAGGATTTACATCTTGGGAGGCGGTACTTCTTGGACAGCTTATTCCTTAAACAAGATTCATGCATACAACCTTGAAACGAATGCATGGGAGGAAATTGCAacaaaaccccatgaaacaatAGGTTTTCCTGCAGCCCAAAGATGTCACAGTTGTGTTCAGATAAAAAATGATGTGTTTATTTGCGGGGGCTATAATGGAGAAGTGATCCTGGGAGATGTCTGGAAGCTGGATCTGCAGACTTCTCAATGGGTAAAGCTCACAGCTACCATGCCAGAGCCAGTTCATTTTCACGGTGCAGCTGTTACACCAGCTGGTTGCATGTACGTTCATGGAGGAGTGGTGAACATCCACGAAAATAAACGGACTGGGTCGTTGTTTAAGATCTGGCTGGTGGTGGTTCCTAGCCTGCTGGAACTGTTGTGGGAGAAGCTGCTTGCGGCCTCCCCCAACCTAGCAAACCTCTCCCGAACACAGCTTCTGCACCTTGGACTCACACAGGGACTCATCGAGGGCTTGAAATGAGGATTTCTGGACTGTTCATTGATACTGGAAATGTTAAAGAGACTCCTTTATTTATGGGCAGTGTAGAATGTGCTACAGAGAGGATTGGTTACTCTGATCAAGGCCTTATTCAGAAAATACATCAGATGCCTTTCTGTAAATTGTTTTAAGTTTATGGAATCTCACTTTCCCTTGtgcttttctctttgcttctctcccttctgccccaatacacacacacatactcacatacTCCCTCTTCCTTGATGGAGCTGAGGGAAAGTCTGAAAGTACCTTAATAATGTGATGAAtcaagataagataaagaaaattttaaaggaactCTATAAACATATGACCCTTTCAGGAAGTGCTCTATAAATTAAAGCAACgtcatcaataaaaacaaaaataaaatttaaaaaattaaatccagcaacaacaacaagaagTTTTGGGGATAGAACAAGAAGGCTAACCTTGAGAGTCTTGCAGATTACAGGGAAAGCTAGATGTTTAACTTCCTGTTTTCAAAGGTACATCTAATTGAGTAGCTGCCATCTAATGGCAGCGGTGGTTGATGTCTTGCTGCCTAGGTACCCAAACCGATCCTTTGACTTTGGAGAAAAGTTAAGCAGCTCAGCAGCTCTTGATGagtgatttcttttctcatcatTGTGGTGCCAGCAGCGGTTAGAGTTGACTTGTCTCAAGACTTTATTGTGTTTTGTAGTTGTGCTGTTTGTTGTTGCTCTTAGAAATTATGGCACCAAGAACATTTCAAATCAAGAAATTTATGGTGGTCAAAGATCTTCGTTCTGGGCAGTTTTGAAATTCTCCTACGCTTATTAATGgtttcaagtatctttttgaCTTCATTGTGGGGAATTGCAGACCCCAAGTGTGTGGCATAAATGCTGTGGGACATAAATGTAAGTTCGTGAGAGGCCAGAGtagagcagggcagggagggcttcTGCTCTGGGCTGTGAGCTTTGACTGTCATATTGGCCATTTCTTTTCAGAACTGTTTCTTTTCTCACTCTGGGCCGTGCACCTGCCATATTCTCAGGCAATGGGTTTTATCTCTAGAAAGCCAGTTGGCCCTTGatttttctcttagctttttgcCTCGTTTTCTGTCTGCTTTAATGTGCATGGTGCTGTGACTAATTGCCTACTAACTGGAAAAAAGGTCTTGGGGAAAAGCCACAGGTCATTCTTCCTGATGAACTAAGTGTCATTTTAAAAACTAGCATGAGGAAAGAATGAAACTGAGGATCATTCACTTTGGTGTGAAATTTTAGTTCTGGTTtgttttgtgttgtattttaattctaaaaaagaaatgacctaAATTTTCACTTGCTTTGCCATCAGGCTGCTAGAGTGGTCACTGAGACATGAGCAGCTGGAAGTCCTTGGGTGTATGAAAGGTGCTAAAGGTGTGCAGGAGGGCACAGAGCTGACCATCCCGTTGGTTACATCATAACAGGAGACTCAGATGGGAGACTAGGGACATGTTTTTGCTTTAAGTGCCTCCTTTTCgtttagcttttaaaattattcttctttttcctttgtcccAGAAGGGAATCTCTTAGGCTCATGTGTGGATTTAAAATCACCTTTGAGTTATGGCTAAAAAGTTACCATCTAGTGTTCAgttctggggaagagaaaaatgtgGCCTCTAGACTTGGACTCCTAACTTCCAGGCCTTATTATAACCTCCCATCCATGTGGGGTTGATTTcatagagcctgtgttctgcaaggTCTTGTAACAACCTTTCATCTGTGAGTTTGGGTCCTTTTGGGGGAGTGAGGGGCTAGGGGAGAGGCAGGAAAAGGAGCAACTCCTCTAGAGGCCCATCCCCCTCTTGCCATGACCAGTCAGGCCTTTAACTTCTTACCACCCACTGCTAGGCTTGTTCCAATGAGGAGCTCTCTCCAGAGCAAGTCAGTCTTAGCAGCTCCATTAGTTCAAAACAAAGCTTTGCTGCTTGACTCCAATCTAGTCTCTGGAAGTTTGGGGGGAAACTATCCATAATTAAACAAGTCACACTACCCAGGGTGGCAAAAGGATCTTTGTCCTGGATTTATAGGGACCAAAGACTGAAAGCTCAGCCTCTGTGCTTATCCTTCCATAGTCCTTGGGATATAAGCAGGTCTCTAGTTCTACGACACCAGAGAGCTGAAAGAGAGACTGGTTCAATCCACACTTGCTAGCATCCTTTTTAAAACCTTCTGAAGgtggtcttttttttcttaatttttatttatttatggctgtgttgggtcttcgtttctgtgcgagggctttctctagttgcggcaagtgggggccactcttcatcgcggtgcgcgggcctctcactatcgcggcctctcttgttgcggagcacaggctccagatgtgcaggctcagtaattgtggctcacgggcccagttgctccgcggcatgtgggatcttcccagaccagggctcgaacccatgtcccctgcattggcaggcagattctcaaccactgcgccaccagggaagcccagaaggcgGTCTTCTTTGAGGTAGACTTTGGAGGCCTGACATCCAAGACCTTGTGTGTGACGTTTTCATAAAAGTACATATCCTTGGTCTAAAGTGTCTTCTTTTAATATAACACTAGTGAAAATGATGTAGTATGATCAGCTCTGAGTGCTATAGAACCACACATGTGCACATGTTCTGGATGCCAAATGAGACTGTGTATATGATGACTTAAATGTAGATGACTAGAATTTTATATAGGGAGTCACCAGGCATTTTAGTATATCCAAAACCAGCACTCTGAATTCCTGACACTGTTACTTGATTTAGGAAAGTTTAAGCCTGCTGCTTCTCTGCCTATTTGAGGTACTCCCAGACATCTTACTGCAGTCCTGTAAGTTTAAGTGTAATATATAGAAACACATATGGATATATACAGATTATATATAAGGTGTGACTATAAAGCAGGTAGACTACTATTTTGTATCTGTCTTGGGGAAGCCAGCTCATTACTTTAGAGTCAAATTATACCAAAAATTTGAGATGTGATTGGCTGGCTTAGGCCAACCCTTGGTAAAGCTGGACTTTCAAGTCCAGTGTCTCCTTACTCCAACTCTTAGAGATTTATTGTTTCTTGGGTTTGTTAGAATTGAGACTTTTCCCCAGTCATCTTTGTACTATCTCATGTTTGCATACCTTACATTTCTTTGCCTAGGAACAAGGAAGTCTACCTGTAAGGAGTTTTCTAAATGGAGAATTAAAACCTAATATTTAATACTATCAGTTCTCCCATGTATATACTAATTTATCTGTGAATGTAATACTttattaaatgaagaaattgatgCTTTCTTCATTTAATAAAGTATTTTCCATATTCTGGAAAATCTATAAACCAGTATAGAATAGATTGAAATTTTAACTGTTCAGGGGCCAAACTGAAACCCTTTCTACTGGCAAATCTTCTTTTTTCAGGGCCCTGGTGACGTGATGTAAAAATTTGCTCTAAGCTATTCATGTCCATTACATAgctagatttaaaaatataataataaacattaacATTTCTAAGCAAAAGGTGTATTAACAGTGACCTTTCATTACCCAGAGTAAAGCACAGATCATTGAAATCCATAGATAATCAGTGTTTCAACTTATCTATCAAACAATTGATTCATTTATAGTTCTTCCTCCTCCCTACCCTTTCCCACAAGCACCTCCTTTTCAATGGAGTGGGGCTAATGTGTAGTTAGAAATTGAAAAGCAGGAATCACGGAGGGGCTAGAAACCAGCAAACATATAAGCAGCCCAGTTAGCTGTAGGCGGTCAACCTGATGACAGCGGTTAATGGTGAGTTTAGATGTCACTCTTCACTCTTCTGCTTTGGCATAGTCTCCTGCCCTGAGTTCTAGGCTGTCTCTCCTATAACCACCAAAGAACTCTTAGCACATATTGGAAGAAAAAAGCTGTGTATGATGCAGAGGAAATCCCATCATTTGAATACATTTCTTTGGCTCTTTGCAAATACTTGCTTTTCCACTATTCTTGAATGAGCCTCAACCTTTCCTGTAACCCATATAGCTTGGCGTGTAGAAAAGGTTGAATTATCCTCTAAGACTACTTGGTCTTAATTCTGTAAAACCAGTTTGTCTTTATGTGGTCTTAAAGATGTTTAGAAGGTGGCATGGGTTACTGAATTTTCTACCTGCCAGCACTCTGATATAGCACAAAAAGTCAATTTCCTTATTCTTCATTGTTCTAGCATTGAGCTGCAGGATGGATGAGGGATTATGGTCCTATGATCATAAGCTTCCAAAACTGGTCAGCATTTGCTTAAATTGCTTAGGTTCCCCAAATGCCTCGGGGGCTCTAGGAGCGTTGGCAGGGCCTGAGGTAGGCTTGGTAGGGTTCTGTAACCTCTGTGTGCGTTGCCACCAGATCATGCCCAGCAGTGGCGTTTCCCTTCTAAGGTCGTTAGATTTGGTGGAAAGCGACCTCTTCCCTCATCTGGTGTTACAAAAAGAAGTTTTGAGTTGTGCTTCAAAAGTGGTACcatctttttaatataattttcatgcttttatcttttatttgtttcactttttagaagtttttaaaaggcCGTGCTTAGTCACTGTACAGGGTGAGTCAGAGGCAGTTTCACCAAGCTGTAGTAATTGCTGTTTTACTAGTTGCACATTTAGAATACAAAGGAGGCATCAGAAACACACTGACTTTCTCTAAAGCCACTTCCTTGTACACAGAGTCTGAGCAGGGACAGCGCCAGGCATCTCCCTGTAAAGGCACCTGCCAATGAGGATTTTACTGGAAGAACTAGGCAAGAAAGGGAAACCTCACTCACATGCAGTCTCTGAGGCGAGCCTGGGCTTGGCTCTTGGTACAGGGTATGCTTAGGCCACACACGATGCTTGCCTTGCTTTAAAACTATTTGCCACAGTCCTGTTAAATAGTGTGGAAGTCCTTTTGCACTCTGGTGTGCATGCCGTATGATCAGGACAGCTTTTCCCACCTTACCTGGTTTCCTACAAGCAGGTAGGAAATATGGTGAATTTACCCTAAAATGTCCAATCTGTATTTATGTATCTTGTCAGTGTTTTGCTGTTGGCTTTCTAAAACAATCTGATCAATAAATCTTATccagatctaaaaaaaaaaaaagatatgtatttGATGAAGTCATACAACATGACTAAAAGTAATTAGCTGGATAAATATGCACCagggagaaataaatgtaaacaatCTATGAGTTGCAATATTtatatcaaaaacaataaaattcaagGTAAAAAACTCTAGATGATACaaagattattttatatttgaaaacagtAATTCCCACAATGAAAATATCATATTGAACTATTATGCATCACATAACATAGTATTGGACTGTAGATATAAAGCAAAATCTATTGAGAATTGGTGAGAAAATAACAGGATCCCAATAATAATGGATGACATTAATATGCTTCTCAGTCATGACAAATTAAAGAGGCTAAAAAAATGGGCAAGGAGGTAAAGAACCTGAATAGGTTGATTAATTAAATTTAAGAGAATCCCTCACTATCCACGTCCTCACAATACAAACTCAGGAACCCAATAGATTTAGATAGCAAGGTGTATACTGAACGTAACattataaaaaagaatttcaCTGCAAGCATCTAGAGCAGAATAAAATGCCAGTTAAAACAAACATTTCAGCAAAGCTTTTCTTTATTCTAAGAAAAGCATCATTTATTCAGGGAGATCGTGGAGGGGGTGGGTTGTTCTGTCTTGTTTTTTTGGCCTAGGAAATTTTTTGATGGGacccttaaaaaatgaaaagtgagggcttccctggtggtgcagtggttaagaatccacctgccaatgcaggggacacgggtccgagccctggtctgggaagatcccacatgccgcggagcaactgggcccgtgagccacaactactgagcctgcgcgtctggagcctgtgctccgcaacaagagaggccgcgatagtgagaggcccgcgcactgcgatgaagagtggcccctgcttgccgcaactagagaaagccctcgcacagaaacgaagacccaacacagccaaaaataaataaataaataaactccaatctcttaaaaaaaaaaaggaacaatcatattaaaaaaaaaaaaatgaaaagtgagcTCCTGCCTCCCTTGCTGTGaagtaataagaaatatatatactaGTCAGTGCTTCCACTTCCAACCTGGAGcgcctaaaacccttgtaaatttCCATAATAGGGGTTCTAGGAGTgacttttgttctaatatttgatatttgtcctagagctcctaaaacccctgtaatttcctaagtgagggGGTGATAGACGCATCTTACACAGagttcctaaatcccttggaagtTCCTAGGTTATAGAAGCATCTTTTGTTCTGATGCGGTAACTGTTGGTAGGCTCCTGGTTGGGggatggtcaccagaaagaccaagctatGAGTAGAACCTTGgcactttcagccccaccctttatcctctggggtggggagaagagctGGAGGTTGAGATAATAATCAATCcatcatgcctatgtgatgaaacctccataaaaatccctaaaGTACAGGGTCTGGAGAGCATGAACGCACCCACGTGCTGGGAGGGTGATGCACCCCAACTCCACAGAGACAGACGCTTTCGCACTTGAGACCCTTCCAGACCTCACCaagtacctcttcatctggctgttcatctttattctttattatatcctttattatataataaactggTGGATGTAAGTAAGTGATTCCCCAGGTTCTGTGAgatgttctagcaaattattgaacccaaggagggggcagTGGGAACCCCTGgtttatagccagtcagtcagaagttGCAAAGACCTGGACTTGCAATTGGTATCTGAAATGGGGTCAACCTCacgggactgagcccttaacttgtaGGATCTTACTCCAGGTAAATAgcgtcagaattgaattgaattacgGGACACCCAGCTAGTGTTGGAGAATTGGTCAGTGTGGGGAAAAAGAATCagacatttggtgtcagaagtgcaGTTGGTAAAGGAAAcaaatgtttccttttatttgcCAACCCTCCCCAGCCTTGATGTGGAAAAAGATGGTGAGACAGGGGGATAAATTGCCCTACAGAGGAAGTAATTAGTGCACCAACAGCAAATGGGGAAAGATGAGAGATGCAGGGACAGAACACAGCGAAGAACAGAGGCCTGTAGACAGAAGCAGGCAGTGAAAAATTCCCGTTTCGAGAATCACTGATGTCTGACATTGAACGTAAAAGTTGTCTCCAGCCCTATACTATGAATGCCTTCTGTCTGTCTCACCCTTTGATTAAAAGTCTGACATGCAGAAGAGCCTTGGGTTAGTGGTGCTTTGggagaataaaggagaaaggaCAGGTTCGGTGAGAGCAAATGTATTAACAAAGAGGGCAGCTCCTCTGGAAGGCAAGCTCTCAAGTGTGATGCTCACTGGGATCTGTTTCCTCTCTACTTTCAGGTATAGGAGAGGATGGTAATTCCCCACTCTCTTCCAGTTTGGTCTTGCCACGTGTCTTTTTGTGGTCAATGAAATATGGACAGGTGTTCATCTGGAAAGAAGTATTTTAGAACCCTTCCTCCTGCTGCAGCTACCGGCAATTTCCAGATGGTGACAACTCCACCAGCTTAAGTCCCTGAGTAAGGAAGACATGGGACAGGTCTCCCCACCAAAATTCAGTGGACATACAGCAGGAGCAAGAGAGAAATCTCTGTTGCGTTCAGCCACTGAGATCATGGCGTGACTTGATACTGCAGTGTAATGGGCCTGTCATGACCAACAGCCTGCTGGGTAAGGTCATGGTCAGAAGCACCAAAAGCATGGAGTAAGAGGTGGACCAAGAAATGCTCACCCCTCCACGCAAAAAGTCTTGGGGAATCTGGGAAAGGCACAGgccttcccacagtttgtagAATAGGGGCTTGAACCATTTTGATTGCGTattaaaagaaaaggtaaattgCATATTAAAAACAGGCAGGAGG
Coding sequences within it:
- the LOC133074703 gene encoding LOW QUALITY PROTEIN: kelch domain-containing protein 10-like (The sequence of the model RefSeq protein was modified relative to this genomic sequence to represent the inferred CDS: inserted 2 bases in 1 codon) → MPGHCAQCCPARVVNRRRGGGAAGGGGGGDSGAGGGIGDSGGGGGRGTGQLNCFVQLSGWPHLPGHRPPPARGGHRCVAANTNXYVFGGYNPGYDESGGPDNEDYPLFRELWRYHFATGVWHQMGTDGYMPRALASMSLVLHGNNLLMFGGTGIPLGESNGNDVHVCNVKYKRWALPSCLGKKPSHTYGQAMAIINGFLYVFGGTTGYIYSTDLHKLDLSTREWTQLKPNNLSCDLPEERYRHEIAHDGQRIYILGGGTSWTAYSLNKIHAYNLETNAWEEIATKPHETIGFPAAQRCHSCVQIKNDVFICGGYNGEVILGDVWKLDLQTSQWVKLTATMPEPVHFHGAAVTPAGCMYVHGGVVNIHENKRTGSLFKIWLVVVPSLLELLWEKLLAASPNLANLSRTQLLHLGLTQGLIEGLK